A window from Desulfomicrobium escambiense DSM 10707 encodes these proteins:
- a CDS encoding ABC transporter permease encodes MLVLLFIVVPLARTVVSPDAERMWATLRDPDVLRSVGLSMGASAMAAVLSLFFGTPLAYVLARREFPGKKVVESLIDLPIMIPHPVIGIAFLTLAGRNNWFGRMLGGMGVEIMGTVTGITMVLFFVGLPFYINTVKAGFESVPVRLERVSRSLGAGPGETFFRVTLPMCRRSVLVGMIMCMARALSEFGAVVIVAYHPMIAPVLMFERFTAYGLKYSQPVAVILILVSLVFFVLLRLLSRGPGGRA; translated from the coding sequence GTGCTGGTTCTGCTTTTCATCGTCGTGCCCCTGGCCCGGACCGTGGTTTCGCCGGATGCGGAGCGCATGTGGGCCACCCTGCGCGATCCGGATGTGCTGCGTTCCGTGGGCCTGTCCATGGGCGCATCGGCCATGGCCGCCGTCCTGTCGCTGTTCTTCGGCACCCCCCTGGCTTATGTCCTGGCCAGACGGGAGTTTCCCGGCAAGAAGGTCGTGGAGAGTCTCATCGACCTGCCCATCATGATCCCGCATCCGGTCATCGGCATCGCTTTCCTGACCCTGGCCGGCCGCAACAACTGGTTCGGGCGGATGCTCGGTGGGATGGGCGTGGAGATCATGGGCACGGTCACTGGCATCACCATGGTCCTCTTTTTCGTGGGGCTGCCGTTCTACATCAACACGGTCAAGGCCGGATTCGAGAGCGTGCCCGTGCGCCTGGAGCGCGTCTCCCGCTCCCTTGGCGCGGGACCCGGCGAAACGTTCTTCCGCGTCACGCTGCCCATGTGCCGCCGATCCGTGCTGGTGGGCATGATCATGTGCATGGCCCGGGCGCTGAGCGAGTTCGGGGCCGTGGTCATCGTGGCCTACCATCCCATGATCGCGCCGGTGCTCATGTTCGAGCGCTTCACCGCCTACGGCCTGAAGTACTCGCAGCCCGTGGCGGTCATCCTCATTCTGGTCAGCCTCGTTTTCTTCGTGCTGTTGCGTTTGCTGTCGCGCGGCCCCGGGGGGCGGGCATGA
- a CDS encoding ABC transporter ATP-binding protein — MIRISGLCLRLAGFSLKDVTFGVGAGEFFALMGPTGSGKTLVLESVAGLAEYQSGSIHVAGQDVSLLPPERRRVSLVYQDHSLFPHMTVLENVTYGQRYHGIPAAEGRVEALDLLERLGLSRLASRSPAHLSGGERQRVALARALACRPDVVLLDEPLSSLDPQFRDGLRSELKALHRRSGLTFLMVTHDFVDALTLADRAAVIRDGRLEQVGTVGEVFRKPATSFVASFVGMRNIFPLDVDGVCRLGGETSFAVCGAGLTGSVALRPEDVFVSPGGTFPADWVSLQGSLAAVRHEGFSWFAEVSCGQARFTAALDRQFLADGPPELGTPVSLGFAPDRLHVIPEES, encoded by the coding sequence ATGATCCGCATTTCAGGCCTGTGTCTGCGCCTGGCTGGTTTCAGCCTCAAGGACGTGACCTTCGGGGTCGGCGCGGGGGAATTTTTCGCCCTCATGGGTCCCACGGGATCGGGCAAGACCTTGGTGCTGGAGTCCGTGGCAGGGCTTGCGGAGTATCAGTCCGGCAGCATCCATGTGGCGGGGCAGGACGTCAGTCTCCTTCCCCCCGAGCGGCGCAGGGTCAGTCTGGTGTACCAGGACCATTCGCTTTTCCCGCACATGACGGTGCTCGAGAACGTGACTTATGGGCAGCGCTATCACGGCATCCCCGCCGCGGAAGGCCGGGTCGAGGCTCTGGACCTTCTGGAGCGTCTGGGCCTGTCCAGGCTGGCCTCGCGTTCTCCGGCGCACCTGAGCGGCGGGGAGAGGCAGCGCGTGGCCCTGGCCCGGGCCCTGGCCTGCCGGCCCGATGTGGTGCTGCTGGACGAGCCCCTGTCTTCCCTGGACCCGCAGTTCCGCGACGGCCTGCGGTCCGAGCTCAAGGCGCTGCACCGCCGGTCGGGACTGACCTTTCTGATGGTCACGCACGACTTTGTGGACGCCCTGACCTTGGCCGACCGGGCCGCGGTCATCCGCGACGGGCGTCTGGAACAGGTCGGGACCGTCGGCGAAGTCTTCCGTAAGCCGGCCACATCCTTCGTGGCCTCCTTCGTGGGCATGCGCAACATATTCCCCCTGGATGTCGACGGCGTCTGCCGCCTTGGCGGGGAAACGTCTTTCGCGGTATGCGGCGCAGGCCTCACGGGCAGCGTGGCCTTGCGGCCCGAGGATGTCTTCGTGTCCCCGGGCGGGACGTTCCCAGCGGACTGGGTCAGCCTGCAGGGCAGCCTCGCGGCCGTTCGCCACGAGGGATTTTCCTGGTTCGCCGAGGTGTCCTGCGGTCAGGCCCGTTTCACCGCCGCCCTGGACCGGCAGTTCCTGGCCGACGGCCCTCCGGAACTGGGGACCCCGGTCAGCCTGGGCTTCGCCCCGGACCGTCTGCATGTGATCCCGGAAGAGTCCTGA
- a CDS encoding PaaI family thioesterase — protein MSGTPIQHQYPDDLSHCYGCGKNNEHGLHIESRWDGEQGIARFTPRPEHIALPGYVYGGLLASLVDCHGVATAAAAAAGDGEGPQRYVTASLHVDFLRPTPLGPELTLLARFVERRGRKVVVEVEILALDELRARGQVVAAPMPSTMAPE, from the coding sequence ATGTCCGGCACCCCTATCCAGCACCAGTACCCCGACGATCTCAGCCACTGTTACGGCTGCGGCAAAAACAACGAGCACGGCCTGCATATCGAGTCCCGCTGGGACGGTGAGCAGGGGATCGCGCGCTTCACGCCCCGGCCCGAGCACATCGCCCTGCCTGGCTACGTCTACGGCGGGCTCCTGGCCTCGCTGGTGGACTGTCACGGAGTGGCCACGGCGGCCGCGGCCGCGGCCGGAGACGGCGAGGGACCGCAACGCTACGTCACGGCCTCGCTTCATGTGGATTTTCTGCGGCCCACGCCCTTGGGCCCGGAACTGACGCTGCTGGCCCGGTTCGTCGAGCGGCGGGGCAGGAAGGTCGTCGTGGAGGTGGAGATTCTGGCCCTGGACGAGCTGCGCGCCAGGGGACAGGTGGTCGCCGCGCCCATGCCCAGCACCATGGCCCCGGAGTGA